The proteins below come from a single Zea mays cultivar B73 chromosome 8, Zm-B73-REFERENCE-NAM-5.0, whole genome shotgun sequence genomic window:
- the LOC100281997 gene encoding uncharacterized protein LOC100281997, which translates to MAARGFQLRLSRWFQRSHASVSQSQDEDDRGGERNGLLRSHLDQIVPVTDFAGTSNSKALAVRVEPKTVALKVSMHCYGCARKVEKQVKKLQGVVSIRVELESKRLTVVGDVSPTDVLECVCKVTKHAEILQAP; encoded by the exons ATGGCTGCAAGGGGTTTCCAGCTGAGGCTTTCGCGCTGGTTTCAGCGATCCCATGCAAGTGTTTCCCAGTCCCAGGACGAAGACGACCGCGGCGGCGAGAGGAACGGCTTGCTGAGGAGCCACTTGGACCAGATCGTGCCAGTCACGGATTTCGCCGGCACGTCCAACTCCAAGGCGTTAGCTGTTCGTGTGGAACCAAAG ACCGTGGCGCTGAAGGTGTCCATGCACTGCTATGGCTGCGCAAGGAAGGTCGAGAAGCAAGTGAAGAAGCTGCAAG GAGTGGTGTCCATCAGAGTGGAGCTGGAGAGCAAGAGGCTGACCGTCGTCGGAGACGTTAGCCCCACGGACGTCCTGGAGTGCGTGTGTAAGGTGACGAAGCATGCGGAGATCTTGCAGGCTCCCTAG